A section of the Thermococcus sp. 21S7 genome encodes:
- a CDS encoding PIN domain-containing protein, translating into MPERREWLVIPDTNFLLVPGQFGVDIISELNRVLDVRFRIAVPNVVLQELEVIERKSRGKDLLAIRMAKKLAERFEVVEIGRFGERPIDDQIYDFAVRKGQVIVCTNDKGLKRRLRERGVPVVYLRSKKILELEGMLG; encoded by the coding sequence ATGCCTGAAAGACGGGAATGGCTGGTGATTCCTGACACGAACTTCCTCCTCGTTCCCGGCCAGTTCGGCGTGGACATAATCTCCGAGCTGAACAGGGTTCTCGACGTGAGGTTCAGAATAGCCGTCCCCAACGTCGTCCTTCAGGAGCTGGAGGTTATAGAGAGGAAGTCCCGGGGGAAGGATTTGCTCGCCATCAGGATGGCCAAAAAGCTCGCGGAGAGGTTCGAGGTCGTTGAGATAGGCCGCTTTGGTGAGAGGCCCATAGACGACCAGATTTACGACTTCGCGGTTAGGAAAGGGCAGGTAATAGTCTGCACCAACGATAAGGGGCTGAAGAGGCGCCTCCGCGAGAGGGGCGTTCCAGTCGTCTACCTCCGCTCGAAGAAGATACTTGAGCTTGAGGGAATGCTGGGGTGA
- a CDS encoding HD domain-containing protein, translating into MYTEEELLGEIGELLGDEELYELYERAFREYHYYFETTNYIVLNVYGFNDHGPIHVLLTTRRALELLNIIGKFGIQTTAEKLGKPFRWSKFIVAFGALFHDIGNMIHRENHYGFSVLLAEPVIDALVREFGTDDPLLLKALTLNAIYTHDEHVPCTTIEGSLVTIADGCDMEAGRSRLVHKRDKVDIHAVSALAIERVEIGEGDEEQPILIEIWMKHPAGIFQVDEILTKKVKSSLLSGKVRLRIHTGAEVMEKVI; encoded by the coding sequence ATGTACACGGAGGAAGAACTGCTGGGCGAGATTGGGGAACTCCTCGGCGACGAGGAGCTCTACGAGCTCTATGAGAGGGCGTTCAGGGAGTACCACTACTACTTCGAGACGACCAACTACATCGTGCTGAACGTCTACGGCTTCAACGACCACGGGCCGATTCACGTCCTGCTCACGACCAGGCGCGCGCTGGAGCTTCTGAACATCATCGGGAAGTTCGGAATCCAGACGACTGCAGAGAAGCTCGGCAAGCCCTTCCGCTGGAGCAAGTTCATAGTGGCATTTGGAGCGCTGTTCCACGACATCGGGAACATGATACACCGGGAGAACCACTACGGGTTCAGCGTTCTCCTGGCGGAGCCTGTAATAGATGCCCTCGTGAGGGAGTTCGGGACGGATGACCCGCTTCTCCTGAAGGCTCTAACCCTAAACGCGATATACACCCACGATGAGCACGTGCCGTGCACTACCATAGAGGGCTCGCTCGTCACCATAGCGGACGGCTGCGATATGGAGGCTGGAAGGAGCAGGCTCGTCCACAAGAGGGACAAGGTTGACATCCACGCCGTCTCGGCTTTAGCGATAGAGAGGGTGGAGATAGGGGAAGGGGACGAGGAGCAGCCAATACTCATTGAGATATGGATGAAGCACCCCGCCGGAATCTTCCAGGTGGACGAGATACTGACGAAGAAGGTCAAGAGCTCCCTCCTGAGCGGAAAGGTCCGGCTCAGGATACACACCGGGGCGGAGGTAATGGAGAAGGTTATTTAA
- a CDS encoding DUF434 domain-containing protein, translating to MLLDAYRDLKYLLNRGYRKRYALEFVANHYRLTKGERYLLARCAFSDEWIYDVRRKLLRPEELGGRVLGIDGFNVLITLESLLEGRAILCEDGLVRDLKYQGRYRLNEGTGRLLHDLARALGGLGLKKAVFFYGSAVPRSGEVKRLTEEAPLLEGVNSEVRLVRSPDFELKAFETVATADIGIISKVPHVFDLAAYVGRLAGWEAGDLFEILGKT from the coding sequence ATGCTCCTCGATGCGTACCGCGACCTGAAGTACCTCCTCAACAGGGGCTACCGAAAAAGGTACGCCCTTGAATTCGTGGCCAACCATTACCGGCTGACCAAGGGCGAGCGCTACCTCCTGGCCCGGTGCGCCTTCTCGGACGAATGGATATATGATGTAAGGAGAAAGCTCCTACGCCCTGAAGAGCTCGGGGGTAGAGTTCTTGGGATAGACGGCTTCAACGTTCTGATAACCCTCGAATCGCTCCTCGAAGGAAGAGCTATACTCTGCGAGGACGGGCTCGTGAGGGATTTGAAGTACCAGGGCAGATACAGGCTCAACGAAGGTACGGGGCGGCTCCTCCACGACTTAGCCCGCGCCCTCGGGGGGCTGGGCCTTAAAAAGGCCGTGTTCTTCTACGGCTCTGCGGTTCCAAGGAGCGGGGAGGTGAAGAGGCTGACGGAGGAAGCCCCCCTTCTGGAGGGGGTAAACTCCGAGGTGAGGCTCGTGAGGAGCCCCGACTTCGAGCTCAAGGCCTTCGAGACCGTCGCAACTGCCGACATCGGAATCATTTCAAAGGTTCCCCACGTCTTCGACCTGGCTGCGTACGTGGGAAGGCTCGCCGGGTGGGAGGCTGGCGATCTCTTTGAAATCCTGGGAAAAACGTAA
- a CDS encoding DUF432 domain-containing protein — MFGEHRLKTQFIKIIDKKIHLVESSGDTVLYRRDDVSVLIKRGDGNLLVLPAPAEGYGVKFLMVKLSERIAVPPGEKLTGYLSAPIDISVRSGDVEIDRFVVGREKYALYGEKTIGVIARYHVSDFHEKIPDSPGIVKLIINNPTESWKLVEKIVFPIRNSVMFYSEDRAYYPLIILTTREIYEVNNTGNPPDGTLKPTHEAEPLPNFRMRW; from the coding sequence ATGTTTGGTGAGCACAGGCTGAAAACTCAGTTCATCAAAATCATCGATAAGAAAATTCATCTCGTGGAGAGTTCTGGAGACACCGTTCTTTACCGGCGGGACGATGTGAGCGTGCTCATAAAACGGGGGGATGGGAATCTCCTGGTTCTTCCCGCCCCGGCAGAGGGCTACGGCGTGAAGTTCCTTATGGTAAAGCTCTCGGAGAGAATAGCCGTGCCTCCAGGGGAGAAGCTGACCGGCTACCTCTCTGCGCCCATAGACATCTCAGTTAGAAGCGGGGACGTGGAGATAGACCGCTTCGTCGTCGGAAGGGAGAAGTATGCCCTCTACGGCGAGAAGACCATCGGGGTTATAGCACGCTATCACGTGAGCGACTTCCACGAGAAGATACCCGACTCACCGGGGATTGTAAAGCTGATCATCAACAATCCGACCGAGAGCTGGAAGCTCGTGGAAAAGATAGTGTTCCCGATAAGGAACAGCGTGATGTTCTACTCCGAGGACAGGGCGTATTACCCCCTGATAATACTCACCACGAGGGAAATCTACGAGGTCAACAACACCGGAAATCCACCGGACGGAACGCTGAAGCCAACCCATGAGGCGGAACCGCTACCCAACTTCAGGATGAGGTGGTGA
- a CDS encoding mechanosensitive ion channel family protein: MAANNTTVSHLGIPSIGLSLFTLIEAALVVMGMIVLGRLMRRFILRKSKETTLTWIINEDTADIIFRMFVLGGIIWSLYLLGIMSYGIWNTTVGNIAFAIGFFYFAYLIAKKSKDYMIASSGKKARPEVMIKAKIFYYIFLTVAFFLALNFAGISGELSAVLAAIGITGIVLGFAAQTVVSNFISGVFMYFDRPLSIGDQVRIGELEGVVEDIRILSTRIRAWDGTLIRIPNEKLFNSNIVNFMRYPVRRVDIDMGISYSADAERAVEIIKDVLDGIPLVLAEPEPLVYVNELSDSAVVIAIRAWTPSEKWFDVRTRIVRDVKKALDEAGIEIPFPQRVNWFANELRVKVEESGESEET, encoded by the coding sequence ATGGCAGCGAACAACACGACGGTTTCCCATCTGGGTATACCCAGCATAGGCCTCTCACTTTTCACGCTGATCGAGGCCGCACTGGTCGTCATGGGCATGATAGTCCTGGGCAGGCTCATGAGGCGCTTCATCCTCAGAAAATCCAAGGAAACGACCCTCACATGGATAATCAACGAGGATACGGCCGACATAATCTTTCGAATGTTCGTGCTCGGTGGAATAATCTGGTCCCTGTACCTGCTCGGCATAATGAGCTATGGGATATGGAACACCACCGTAGGAAACATAGCCTTCGCGATAGGGTTCTTCTACTTCGCGTACCTCATAGCCAAGAAGTCCAAGGACTACATGATTGCCAGCTCTGGGAAAAAGGCCCGACCGGAGGTCATGATAAAGGCCAAGATATTTTACTACATCTTCCTGACCGTGGCGTTCTTCTTGGCCCTCAACTTTGCCGGGATAAGCGGTGAGCTGAGCGCTGTTTTGGCGGCGATTGGGATAACCGGTATAGTCCTAGGTTTTGCGGCCCAGACCGTTGTTTCGAACTTCATCTCCGGGGTCTTCATGTACTTTGACAGGCCGCTCTCCATAGGCGACCAGGTAAGGATAGGGGAGCTTGAGGGCGTCGTTGAGGACATAAGAATACTCTCGACGAGGATACGGGCCTGGGACGGGACTCTGATAAGGATTCCAAACGAGAAGCTTTTCAACAGCAACATAGTCAACTTCATGCGCTATCCGGTGAGGCGCGTGGACATCGACATGGGGATATCGTACAGCGCCGATGCGGAGAGGGCCGTTGAGATAATAAAAGACGTTCTGGACGGGATACCCCTCGTTCTGGCCGAGCCAGAGCCCCTGGTTTACGTCAACGAACTCTCGGACAGCGCGGTTGTGATTGCCATAAGGGCATGGACACCCAGCGAGAAGTGGTTTGATGTCAGAACGCGAATCGTGCGGGACGTTAAGAAGGCCCTCGACGAGGCGGGAATAGAGATACCGTTCCCGCAGAGGGTGAACTGGTTCGCCAACGAGCTGAGGGTAAAGGTGGAGGAAAGCGGGGAAAGCGAAGAAACCTAA
- a CDS encoding RsmB/NOP family class I SAM-dependent RNA methyltransferase, whose amino-acid sequence MPKLKLSDRQLYALIEAVKLGEEVKPSQSAKRKAFARYKIEGWENSKLTGIFYSIQRRLGLIDEIIEELVGVSPLILDPWLRATLRVAVEVAIFRDPGERTRGHLRGLAQFLSKRTHPYAGYYYYDLLPRILEYVPVIDTEEKRLKWDYLFPEWFIARMRGLLGDEAEELLKALNETLSTSIRVNLLRAGIGDVEEYLRKKNVRFERSGRVDTVIRILDPFNPEWLFNKGFAVAQEEAAAVASLVLAPEPGETVVDLAAAPGGKTAHMAELMNNEGRIYAFDVDGARIKRMKEVLRRTGVEIAETIRADGRKAPEILGEERADRVLLDAPCTSDGTIAKNPELRWRLREKNIPKVVALQKELLESAWRLLKPGGRLLYSTCSMLPEENEKVIEWFLGRHGDAALIQINGPYDEGFLPGTMRAWPHRHKTIGFFYALMEKKGD is encoded by the coding sequence ATGCCGAAACTCAAACTCAGCGACAGGCAACTGTACGCCCTTATAGAGGCCGTGAAGCTCGGGGAGGAAGTCAAGCCCAGCCAGAGCGCCAAGAGAAAGGCCTTCGCCAGGTACAAAATCGAAGGCTGGGAGAACTCCAAGCTCACGGGGATATTCTACTCCATTCAGCGCAGACTCGGTCTGATAGACGAGATAATCGAGGAGCTCGTCGGTGTTTCCCCGCTCATCCTCGACCCATGGCTCAGGGCGACGCTCAGGGTGGCCGTTGAGGTGGCTATCTTCAGGGATCCGGGTGAGCGAACGCGGGGACATCTGAGGGGCCTCGCCCAGTTTCTGTCGAAGAGAACGCACCCCTACGCCGGCTATTATTACTACGACCTCCTTCCGCGCATCCTTGAATACGTGCCGGTCATCGACACCGAGGAGAAGCGCCTCAAATGGGACTACCTCTTTCCCGAGTGGTTCATAGCCCGGATGAGGGGGCTCCTCGGCGACGAGGCTGAAGAGCTCCTTAAGGCTCTCAACGAGACGCTGTCGACGAGCATCAGGGTTAACCTGCTGAGGGCAGGCATTGGAGACGTGGAGGAATACCTGAGGAAAAAGAACGTCAGGTTCGAGAGGAGCGGCAGGGTTGATACCGTTATCAGAATCCTTGACCCATTCAACCCCGAATGGCTATTCAACAAGGGGTTCGCCGTAGCGCAGGAGGAAGCGGCAGCGGTTGCATCTCTGGTTCTGGCTCCGGAGCCCGGAGAAACAGTCGTGGATTTGGCCGCCGCCCCGGGTGGCAAAACCGCCCACATGGCCGAGCTGATGAACAACGAGGGAAGAATTTACGCCTTCGACGTTGACGGTGCCAGGATAAAGCGCATGAAGGAGGTTCTCAGGCGTACGGGCGTTGAGATTGCCGAAACCATCAGGGCGGACGGCAGGAAGGCACCAGAGATACTGGGGGAAGAAAGGGCCGACAGGGTTCTCCTCGACGCGCCGTGCACCAGCGACGGGACGATAGCGAAGAACCCCGAGCTTCGGTGGCGTCTCCGCGAGAAGAACATTCCAAAGGTCGTGGCGCTTCAAAAGGAGCTCCTTGAGAGTGCTTGGAGGCTCCTCAAACCCGGCGGCAGGCTGCTGTATTCAACCTGCTCCATGCTCCCCGAGGAGAACGAAAAAGTTATCGAGTGGTTCCTTGGGCGGCACGGGGATGCCGCGCTGATTCAGATCAATGGACCCTACGACGAGGGCTTTCTGCCCGGAACGATGCGCGCCTGGCCCCACAGGCACAAAACGATAGGCTTCTTCTACGCCCTGATGGAAAAGAAGGGGGATTAG